A window of Amia ocellicauda isolate fAmiCal2 chromosome 20, fAmiCal2.hap1, whole genome shotgun sequence genomic DNA:
CATGTGGAAGAGGCTGTTTCCGAAGGGCTTCCCGCAGGCGGCGCACACGAAGCAGGTAGTGTGCCAGGTCTGTCGCAGTGCGTGCATCACTTCCTGCCGGGAGAGAGAGCATAGCCAATCACACAGTGCTCCTGGCTACAGAAAAgcattcaaaacaaatattgattttCTTTCCCATAAGCCACAGCTACATCTTTTAGCTACATACTTTACATTCacgttcagaaaataaaattgtatcTGGAACACAAAACCTATAAGGCTTAATTATGTCTACATCAAAACCTACATACAAGCTGCGAACAAAACAGCATGATTTATCCTTGAGTGTAACACTGATGGAATCGGCACTGTTTTCCTCAGCGTCAAACAATAGGAAGTCATTGGGGAGTAATCCAATCTGCTGTTGTTGGACTCAACAGCGTATGATGATTGCCATGCTTCCTGTACCTGCTGAGCTGCTGGACTGAATCGAACAGCTTCCTGCTTGTAAGTCAGACACAGTACCCTGCTGCTAAACAGGAAGTTCCCTATCAGCAGATCTGTAGACAGTGTCTTTACATAGACATACTTGACAGGATCCAGGCTGGGGAGCCCTGAACTGTGGGCTGTAACAGATCCCCTTTAAATGACCAGTTTATAAAGACTCGGAAACATTTGGTTTTGATCAATTAATCAGGTAATGATTTGGGTAAATCTGACCAATCTGAAATCTCCTTCTGGGTACTCTTCAAGACTATTGGCTAACGTTACAGAGCGCTCAGCAGAAGACGTTATACAGCACTTATTGAACACCCCACTGCCGGCTGCATCGCCACTCACCCCCATGATCTTAGTGTTACAGCGGGCACAGGTGGGGGCGAAGAACTCTCCGTAGCAGCCCTCGCAGTACACGTTGTTCTGCTCCTCCACGAAGCACACGTCTGCCAGCGAGTTGTGGCAGTAATGGCAGTTGAACTCCTCCGGGTGCCAGGATCGCCCCAGCGCCACCAGGAAGGGCCCCCTGGGAAGGGGACAGACATGCACCCTTAGCTCCCATAACTGTGTGACATAAAACCCACTGTGTTCAATACAGTCTCGATCTATGCTCGATTCTTGGGGTTCCCCTGGCTGTTCCCAAAGAAACCCCTTGCTTCCAGAACACCATGGTGGTGTGTGTTTGCTCATGCACACTCCTCTGTTGTGCTGCCGTACTGGTCTAGTCCTCCACGGGCGCTGTTACCTGATGATGCTGTTGCAGGCTCCACAGAGAGGCGTCCGGCTGCCAGCGGGGAACCTCTCGGCTCTCTGGGCCACGCCACGGGCAGccgtgggggcggggggggcgaCGAAGGGGGAAGGTGTGAGGTTGTAGGTGGGCATGGGAGCCGGAGGGGGAGCCTGGACAGGGTTGGGGATgtaggcaggggctgggggCGCAGCTTGGGGCAGTGGGTGGATGTGTTTGGTGACAGTGGAGGTGCTCTTGCCTGGGACGAACTTTTGAGCAAAAGAATCGTCTGTGACCCAGGGGGGGCGGCTGGAAGAGCTGGGGGCTGCGGGGGCCGGGGCAGGGGCCGGGgctgagagagacagtgagagaggaCGGAGACAGAGGCACAAAGGGATAAACAGGTCAGGTGATGTGAAAAACAGTTTAAATCATCGGTATGTTTGTTTGTCAGCAAAACGGCCCGATTGGACCCTGTGGAGTGAAGCCTTTCAAACCTACCTGGGGCCAAGGGGTACACAGAAGGCACAATGCTGGCAGTGCTGATGACCCTGGGCTTCGGCGGGGCCACTGGGATCTCAATGGAGCTCTGTTGTAGGCCCATGGGCTGAGTGTAAGGGCTAGGGAAGAGAGGCAGGGAACTCAGAGACAACAACCACAATCCAGGTCCAACCACTGATATGTACGACCGAGACTCAGATCATCCTGACTCATTATATTGCCATCAACTGGTAGGGCTTGATCCATATGGATTTGATCATTTATTAtggatttgtaaaatgtatttattaaacaatTGTGTAAATATTGCGGCCTGCAAGATTTAAATTGTTAATAGAATTAGATACAATCTGATCTATAATCTAAAATCTATCACTGACAAAATTGACTGTTTGTGTGAGGGGTGTCTATGACGATTAAGATTGATTGAACACCTGAGAAAACACAAACCTGACTGAAATATAACTGTTCTTCACCCTTGAGTGAAATCCAAGTTAAAGCCTTCTGTTCGTTTGTGAGTTTTACCTGGTTTCTTCCACtcccagacattgtgcaaggtTAGTTGGGGTTTTAATGTAGCAGAGACCCACAAAAGTATCAGCCTGGTATCAAAAGACAGTGTTAGAACAGAGAGTCTCACATGTGGAAAATACAGAGTTGTCAGCACTAGCCTATAACCAGATTTATTAAGAGAGTTTGGTTAAAACACAGACAGTTAGAGGAGAAGGGGGGGGTTGAGGAAAAAGCATGAGTATCATCCTTAGGTCACAGACTGTGCTAGAAACAGAGAacagtgaagaaaaacaaaaactaaaaatgggTTATTCTGAAGAGAAGGCTTGAAACAGTGTTACACAGGCACTATGTGGATTCGATAAGGAGCTGGGATCCGGACAGGCCTCCCTGCATCTGTACCTGGAGGCAGGGCTTTTGGACTGGAAGCTGTGTGCGGAGGGAGACGGCACGTTGAAGCTACAATgcgaaagaaagaaagggttTCGTTTAATGGTAGCTTTTGTCCGAGTACCGATGAGAGGGTTTCAGCCGAGCCTTAGGGAGAAACAGGGTCTATGAACATACACTATAAAGGCCAAATCAAGAGcaccaaacaaaaccaaaccgaGCTTGCTGCTCTGGTTGAATCTCATCTTGACCTGACTTTTCACTACAGTACACGCTCTCACTACATTGATGACAAGATTGGTGCTTCTAAAGGAGACCAGTGGCAAAACTGATCATTCACGTTGGCTCTGTGAAGAGGTTTCGGAGTGTACTTTTATTATATCATCATTACATACAACCGGAGCAGCTAGGCAGGTACGTTTTGGttgaatttttggaagtagtTCTGATTTGCCCTTTATAGATGTGCAGTAAGGCTCTGCTACAACACACACCGCAAATATGACATGCAGACACTGCAAAACAGAGATTTCAAGTTACACTCCTCACTGTGAAGACTTTCTGATATGGGCCTTGGATTATGACTATACTTAAAGATTTTCCATCAATATGGAGCTACAGTGGGGGCTGGAAAAGTTCCTAATATGGAAGAAAATGCCAAACAGTATCACTGTTGCAGATTCTCATAGTCCCGGTGCACTCGCTAGCACCAAAGCATGGTCCGCAGAGATCCCCAAACCAAAACAAGATCACAATTCTCttccaagaaaaaaaatctaaaccaaAATCAAAATTGATGCTAGCACAAGTTTTCATTTTCTGATTTGTTATGCTTTCCCAGCAAAAAGCCCTCAAAAATATTGTGTGCTGGATGTCCGGAGTGCAATCACATTCTCTAGGACTCAGAACTTTTCCAACCCAATCCAGAGATCTCTCGTCACAGTAAAACCAATGACTGGTGACTCTTCATCATTCTACACCACGGTTACTATTAAGGACAAATTAAGTTATTACTGCCTTTAAAGAGCTTTAAAAACTCTCTTCTTCACAGTGG
This region includes:
- the LOC136716287 gene encoding uncharacterized protein LOC136716287 encodes the protein MQSVGSSEGSWALAGTEHVQSASLCLGPSLSSPDAQSPSSPHSCLCLFSSTAHPCQFSPWPHRGPATCRTLPPLSLLLSLLSLASTCRLPPHTASSPKALPPALTLSPWAYNRAPLRSQWPRRSPGSSALPALCLLCTPWPQPRPLPRPPQPPALPAAPPGSQTILLLKSSSQARAPPLSPNTSTHCPKLRPQPLPTSPTLSRLPLRLPCPPTTSHLPPSSPPPPPRLPVAWPREPRGSPLAAGRLSVEPATASSGGPSWWRWGDPGTRRSSTAITATTRWQTCASWRSRTTCTARAATESSSPPPVPAVTLRSWGK